The following proteins come from a genomic window of Rattus norvegicus strain BN/NHsdMcwi chromosome 8, GRCr8, whole genome shotgun sequence:
- the Morf4l1 gene encoding mortality factor 4-like protein 1 isoform X8 — translation MRGAAPGKKTSGLQQKNVEVKTKKNKQKTPGNGDGGSTSETPQPPRKKRARVDPTVENEETFMNRVEVKVKIPEELKPWLVDDWDLITRQKQLFYLPAKKNVDSILEDYANYKKSRGNTDNKEYAVNEVVAGIKEYFNVMLGTQLLYKFERPQYAEILADHPDAPMSQVYGAPHLLRLFVRIGAMLAYTPLDEKSLALLLNYLHDFLKYLAKNSATLFSASDYEVAPPEYHRKAV, via the exons ATGAGAGGGGCTGCTCCAGGGAAGAAGACATCCGGTCTGCAACAGAAAAATGTTGAAGT gaaaacaaaaaagaacaaacagaaaa CACCTGGAAATGGAGATGGTGGCAGTACCAGTGAGACCCCTCAGCCTCCTAGGAAGAAGCGAGCCCGGGTAGATCCAACCGTTGAAAAT GAAGAAACATTCATGAACAGAGTTGAAGTTAAAGTGAAGATTCCTGAGGAGCTGAAACCATGGCTTGTAGATGACTGGGACTTGATCACCAGACAAAAGCAG CTTTTTTATCTTCCTGCCAAGAAGAATGTGGATTCCATTTTGGAGGATTATGCAAACTATAAGAAGTCTCGAGGAAATACAGATAATAA GGAGTATGCTGTTAATGAGGTTGTGGCAGGGATAAAGGAGTACTTCAATGTAATGTTGGGCACTCAGCTACTCTACAAATTTGAGAGACCACAGTATGCTGAAATTCTGGCCGATCACCCGGATGCACCCATGTCCCAGGTGTATGGAGCGCCACACTTACTGAGATTGTTTG TGCGAATTGGAGCGATGTTGGCCTATACACCTCTAGATGAGAAAAGCCTTGCTTTATTACTGAACTATCTACATGATTTCCTCAA GTACCTGGCAAAGAATTCTGCAACTCTGTTCAGTGCCAGTGATTATGAAGTGGCTCCTCCTGAGTACCATCGGAAAGCCGTGTGA